A genomic stretch from Deltaproteobacteria bacterium includes:
- the ptsP gene encoding phosphoenolpyruvate--protein phosphotransferase has protein sequence MTQQEHRKEVSLLKGLGVSPGIVIGKAYVIDSGRGDAVQQYYVEPEAVKDEVERFKDAIKKSKVQLNDVRKLLAKEALGKEHLAIIDAHIMMINDQTLINDTVRLVKNERKNAEWALMTVLDGILRIFEGVDDKYFKERSSDIAHIVDRIIMNLSGKEYHGIASIDSPVVVIAHDISPTDTAQMVKGKVLAFLTDVGGKTSHTAIMGRALDIPAVVGLERVTRLAETGDTVIVDGSTGTVIVNPSESITAVYRKRRQRYEKYQQMLHQYNDLPAETTDGKVVSIQGNMEIVDEISSLVEHGVDGIGLYRTEFLYLDRKELPTEEEHLAAYRYVVKKLEGRPVVIRTLDVGGDKVLKHGEDFGETNPALGLRAIRFSLRHREIFKTQLRAILRASAFGKIKIMFPMISGLEELMRAKAVLNEAREELRAEGHGFDEKVEVGIMIEVPSAAAIADILAEEADFFSIGTNDLVQYSIAIDRVNEHVAYLYEPLHPAILRLIKGVVDAAKRRGIEVSVCGEMAGEPEYALLFLGMGITKLSMNAFSVLKVKKLIRSVSYGESMELTVKVFAMKTAKEIEACLVSHLADFYKEEYMM, from the coding sequence ATGACGCAGCAGGAACATAGAAAAGAGGTTTCCCTTTTAAAGGGGCTTGGCGTTTCGCCAGGCATAGTGATAGGCAAGGCCTATGTCATCGATTCCGGCAGGGGCGATGCCGTGCAGCAGTACTATGTCGAGCCGGAGGCAGTGAAGGACGAGGTCGAGCGGTTCAAGGACGCGATAAAGAAGTCCAAGGTACAGTTAAACGACGTCAGAAAGCTTCTTGCTAAAGAGGCCCTTGGAAAAGAGCATCTTGCGATAATAGACGCGCACATAATGATGATAAACGACCAGACGCTCATCAACGACACCGTGCGCCTTGTAAAGAACGAGAGAAAGAACGCCGAGTGGGCCCTGATGACCGTGCTCGACGGCATACTCAGAATATTCGAGGGCGTTGACGACAAGTACTTCAAGGAGCGCAGTTCCGATATAGCGCACATCGTCGACAGGATAATCATGAACCTCTCGGGAAAAGAGTACCACGGCATAGCGTCCATAGATTCGCCGGTTGTCGTCATAGCGCACGATATTTCTCCGACCGACACGGCACAGATGGTAAAGGGCAAGGTGCTTGCCTTTTTGACCGATGTCGGCGGAAAGACCTCCCATACGGCCATCATGGGCAGAGCCCTCGACATACCGGCCGTAGTCGGGCTCGAGCGCGTTACCAGGCTTGCCGAAACAGGTGATACCGTGATAGTGGACGGCTCCACCGGCACTGTCATAGTCAATCCTTCCGAGAGCATTACGGCCGTATACAGGAAGCGGCGCCAGAGGTACGAGAAGTACCAGCAGATGCTGCATCAGTATAACGATTTGCCGGCCGAAACAACCGACGGCAAGGTTGTAAGCATACAGGGCAACATGGAAATCGTAGACGAAATATCATCGCTCGTTGAGCACGGGGTTGACGGTATAGGGCTCTACAGGACGGAGTTTCTCTATCTTGACAGAAAGGAGCTTCCTACAGAGGAGGAGCACCTTGCGGCCTACAGATACGTTGTAAAGAAGCTGGAGGGCAGGCCGGTGGTTATCCGCACGCTCGATGTCGGCGGAGACAAGGTATTGAAGCACGGCGAGGATTTCGGCGAGACCAACCCTGCGCTTGGGCTTCGCGCCATACGGTTTAGCCTTAGGCACAGGGAGATATTCAAGACGCAGCTTCGCGCGATACTTCGGGCTAGCGCATTTGGCAAGATAAAGATAATGTTCCCGATGATATCGGGGCTTGAAGAGCTTATGAGGGCCAAGGCTGTTTTAAACGAGGCCAGAGAAGAACTTCGCGCCGAGGGCCACGGTTTCGATGAAAAGGTCGAGGTCGGTATAATGATAGAGGTCCCGTCTGCCGCTGCCATAGCCGACATACTTGCCGAGGAGGCCGATTTCTTCTCGATTGGCACGAACGACCTGGTGCAGTATTCGATAGCCATAGACAGGGTAAATGAGCATGTCGCGTATCTCTATGAGCCGCTTCATCCTGCAATACTCAGGTTGATAAAGGGTGTTGTCGATGCCGCCAAGAGGCGCGGCATAGAGGTAAGCGTGTGCGGCGAGATGGCCGGGGAGCCGGAGTACGCGCTTTTATTCCTGGGCATGGGCATAACCAAGCTCAGCATGAACGCCTTTTCGGTTTTGAAGGTCAAAAAGCTTATCCGCTCGGTAAGTTACGGCGAGTCCATGGAGCTTACCGTCAAGGTATTTGCCATGAAGACCGCAAAGGAGATAGAGGCATGCCTTGTGTCGCATCTAGCGGACTTTTATAAGGAAGAGTACATGATGTAG